The Desulfobacterales bacterium genome window below encodes:
- a CDS encoding TRAP transporter large permease, with amino-acid sequence GRNLVMTLIVVLTFLVFALLGMPLAFALGFASIGALLVEDIELLVLPQRMLHAVDNFPLMAIPLFMLAGELMVKAGIMTRLIDFANRLVGRIHGGLAHVTILSGMILAAVSGAAVASASALGTTLVPALRKHYDSGYTSAVVASAANLGPIIPPSNAMIVYALMAGAGVSVGGLFMAGIVPGLILTIGFMVLSSIISYRRGYPLTGEKFHLMSVLRESRKALIIIMMPVIVVGGIVGGVFTPTEGAAIAVVYALIIGFFVTKALKLSDLPGTLFRAAVTSAMVCALIAFAATVTFVFTIDMAPKRLSDFIQALTGNPSAFILLVMVMLIVVGMFIESNAAYIMLVPLFAPIAVAYNIDPLYFGFLFVLNLVAGMMTPPVGVLLFVMCGITRISMTDLIRSVWPFVALQYGVLMLCFLFPSLVTALPRYLGF; translated from the coding sequence GGAAGGAACCTCGTCATGACATTGATTGTCGTGCTCACGTTTTTGGTTTTCGCCCTCCTCGGCATGCCGTTGGCGTTCGCCCTGGGCTTCGCGTCCATCGGGGCACTGCTGGTGGAGGATATCGAACTACTGGTCCTTCCCCAGCGCATGCTCCACGCCGTCGACAACTTCCCGCTCATGGCCATTCCGCTGTTCATGCTGGCAGGCGAGTTGATGGTCAAGGCCGGGATCATGACGCGACTGATCGATTTCGCCAACCGCCTGGTGGGGAGAATTCACGGGGGCCTGGCCCATGTGACCATCCTGTCGGGCATGATTCTGGCCGCCGTGAGCGGGGCCGCCGTGGCCAGCGCATCCGCCCTCGGAACGACCCTAGTCCCGGCCCTGCGGAAGCATTATGATTCCGGCTATACAAGCGCCGTCGTCGCCTCGGCGGCCAACCTCGGTCCGATCATTCCGCCCAGCAACGCGATGATCGTCTATGCCCTGATGGCCGGGGCGGGCGTTTCGGTCGGCGGCCTCTTCATGGCCGGAATCGTTCCGGGGCTCATCTTGACCATCGGTTTCATGGTCCTATCGAGTATCATCTCTTACCGCCGGGGCTACCCGCTCACAGGGGAGAAGTTTCATCTCATGAGCGTCCTTCGGGAGTCGCGAAAGGCGCTGATTATCATCATGATGCCGGTTATCGTCGTGGGTGGCATCGTCGGGGGCGTCTTTACCCCGACCGAAGGGGCGGCCATTGCGGTGGTTTACGCGCTGATCATCGGTTTCTTCGTCACCAAGGCGCTCAAGCTGTCCGACCTACCGGGAACGCTCTTCCGGGCGGCTGTGACCTCCGCGATGGTCTGTGCTCTGATTGCCTTCGCGGCGACGGTGACCTTCGTCTTTACGATCGACATGGCACCCAAAAGGCTCTCGGATTTCATCCAAGCCCTGACAGGCAATCCCTCGGCGTTCATCCTGTTGGTCATGGTGATGCTCATTGTGGTCGGCATGTTCATCGAGTCCAACGCCGCCTACATCATGCTGGTCCCCCTGTTCGCACCGATCGCGGTCGCCTACAACATCGATCCGCTCTATTTCGGATTCCTCTTCGTCCTGAACCTGGTGGCCGGCATGATGACACCGCCCGTCGGCGTTCTGCTTTTTGTGATGTGCGGGATCACCCGCATATCGATGACCGACCTGATCCGTAGCGTCTGGCCATTCGTTGCGCTGCAATACGGGGTTCTGATGTTATGCTTTTTGTTTCCCTCCCTCGTAACGGCCCTGCCACGTTATCTGGGCTTCTAA
- a CDS encoding TRAP transporter substrate-binding protein, producing MKFLKHCTMFGILLSFGLAAGTAVGAEKVTLRALGNFTKQIQSTAVEQPFFKKLGEESGGRLNVQFRTMDELGQKGFQGMRQLKGGVFDIMAIQLGYVSGDDPFFQGVDLVGVSPDIATTRKVAEAYREEFDSRLQKKFGGKLLAIWPYGDQIFWFKDKVNGLDDFKGKKIRIFSRPMAEFVKKFGATGVSLAFPEVYTSLHTGVIDGAVSGSLAGNTASWYEAANHLYMMPMGYSLQLHVVNLDFWNKLTPDVKDYLTKKFKELEDELWKLGASATQDGVNCNTGQGVCTYGKKGKMSVVHANAKDKERMKKAVEEVVLPDWAASANKIDPKAIEIWNRTVGKVVGMTIK from the coding sequence ATGAAGTTTCTAAAGCACTGCACGATGTTTGGAATCCTATTGTCCTTTGGACTGGCGGCCGGGACGGCTGTGGGTGCTGAAAAGGTCACTTTACGCGCCCTCGGCAACTTTACCAAGCAGATCCAGAGCACTGCGGTCGAGCAGCCCTTCTTTAAAAAACTCGGCGAGGAGAGTGGCGGCCGGTTGAATGTCCAGTTCCGGACAATGGATGAACTGGGTCAGAAGGGCTTTCAGGGCATGCGCCAGCTCAAGGGCGGCGTTTTCGATATCATGGCCATCCAGCTCGGTTACGTCAGTGGCGACGACCCTTTCTTTCAGGGGGTTGACCTTGTCGGTGTTTCGCCGGATATTGCCACAACTAGGAAAGTGGCCGAAGCCTACCGGGAGGAATTCGACAGTCGCCTGCAGAAGAAGTTCGGCGGCAAGCTCCTGGCGATCTGGCCCTACGGCGACCAGATTTTCTGGTTCAAGGATAAAGTGAATGGGCTCGACGATTTCAAGGGGAAAAAGATCCGGATCTTCAGCCGTCCCATGGCGGAGTTTGTCAAAAAATTTGGCGCCACCGGCGTCAGCCTGGCTTTTCCCGAGGTTTATACCTCCCTGCACACGGGCGTCATTGATGGTGCCGTATCCGGATCACTGGCCGGCAATACGGCCTCTTGGTACGAAGCGGCCAATCACCTCTATATGATGCCCATGGGCTACTCGCTTCAATTGCACGTCGTGAATCTGGATTTCTGGAACAAACTCACTCCCGACGTGAAGGATTATCTGACAAAGAAGTTCAAGGAACTCGAGGATGAGCTCTGGAAGCTCGGCGCATCCGCGACCCAAGACGGGGTGAACTGTAACACCGGGCAAGGGGTCTGCACCTACGGCAAGAAGGGCAAAATGTCAGTTGTTCATGCCAACGCAAAAGACAAGGAACGGATGAAAAAGGCGGTGGAGGAGGTTGTCCTCCCTGACTGGGCCGCGTCGGCCAACAAGATTGATCCCAAGGCCATCGAGATCTGGAACCGGACCGTGGGAAAGGTCGTTGGCATGACCATCAAGTAG